Within Vigna unguiculata cultivar IT97K-499-35 chromosome 2, ASM411807v1, whole genome shotgun sequence, the genomic segment cactattataaaaaatcatattattataatttcgGTTGACATCACTCTATTTTAATGAAacgaatgaaaaaaaaaaacttagatgTAATCTTGCGAGACGAAGGAAAACTCAAGCGGGAAAGAAGGAAGGGAAAGAAAActcaaaaatgaaagaaaagaaagcatTGTAATATTTGAGTTTTATACAGTTATTCCTTACCCAATAAAAATCCTCTACGAGCTCTCTTTAGAATATTACCCAATAAAAATATGCCACGTCACTACTAAATGTACGCACTCGTAACAATAGAAAAGTTCAGTGGGATCATCGAGGAGGAGGGAACCCAAAAGCCTAAACCCTCTCACTCACGCTCTAGGGTTTCGTAATTCAAGAGTAAGGTTTTTCCGCAGAGCAAATATGGCGCTAACAAGGGTTTTTGGTGTGACCGCCGGCAGGGCATTCATGGCAGCGGCGGCGAAGAGCGCGGCCAAGGTAAAAGCTGCTCCATCAGGCGGAGCAGCTGCAAAACCCGCGGCGAAGAAGCCAGCTATGGCCAGAACCAACACCGGCATACAGAAGGCGGTTCCGGTCTCTTCCGAGCTTGGCAACTTCGTCGGCGCTTCTGAAGTGTCGCGAACTGTCGCTGTTAAAAAAGTGTGGGAGTACATCAAGCAGCAGAATCTTCAGGTATTGTAGGAAGAGACTATTTTCCACTGTAACATAATAAAACGTATTTGGGACTTAGAGACTGTTTTCGTGCTTATCACGTGTTAGATCATCGTTTGTAGTGATTGGTATAGTGAGTGTTGTTTATTATGTTTGGCATAACAACTTTTGAATTTGTTCGTACTAGTTAAGGGAGATTACTAGCATTGGTGATTCAACGAGGCTAGAAATGGCTTGCCTTTTGCCTATTAGGGTTTAGAGTCGTGACTCTGAGTGCTTTGTTTTGTGTAAACTGTTGTTCTAGTTATTGGAATTGAATGGGGTAGACATTTGGTCTCGGATTTCAAAAAGCCTTAGCTTCAGTTGCTTTCAAGAAAGTCTttcattttagttctttttagcTTGATTTTTTACAGCCCGTATTGCAATATAAGGGATTTTGCAAAGGGAAAACGATTTGTACAAAGATGGACTAGAGTGAAAATGTTGTAAATTCAAGGAAGGACTAAAGTAAGACGCCTATAATTGCAGGGACTTGTTTGTGTTAGGATTGTTATAGATGAgttattatttggtgataatttgtTTCAGGAGGGGGATAGTTTATGATTATTTATCAGCTGGTTTCTGGAGTTTCTGTCTGATCTTTATCTTTGAGATAATGCTGCTTTAGTTTTTTAGTGAGTTGCTAGTGACATTCTTTATCTTGTTGGCTTTATCCTTCTTTTATGCTGGCATCTTTCTGCTGTATGTTTTCCATCATTTttgtaatatgtattttttttttctctttctgttATCAAATAAGTGGAAGTATTCATGGTATTATTTATAGGGTACGTTTGGATTTCAGTTGGGAAACCCAAACCAACTTTCATCTTCAATAGAACAATTGTACAAACATGTATGGTAATTTTCTTCACATCCAGTTAAAAGCAAAGTTAATCTCCAACTCTAGTTGAATCAAAAGTTACAGGAAGTTGTTTTGTTGTTAACTCCAGCTGAAGCCCAAACCCACGCATAGAGTAGGATAATTTGTTTTGTCTTTTCAGTGTTGTCTGTCTTTACAATGCATGACAGAACTACTCTTTTGCAGAATCCTTCAAATAAGAGGGAGGTCTTTTGTGATGCAAAGCTGAAGACTATTTTTGGTGGGAAGGACAAGGTTGGGTTCACAGAGATTGCTTCACTGTTGTCTAGTCATTTTGTGAAATCAGGCTGATATTCAGCTTTGAAGGTAC encodes:
- the LOC114171300 gene encoding protein TRI1, whose amino-acid sequence is MALTRVFGVTAGRAFMAAAAKSAAKVKAAPSGGAAAKPAAKKPAMARTNTGIQKAVPVSSELGNFVGASEVSRTVAVKKVWEYIKQQNLQNPSNKREVFCDAKLKTIFGGKDKVGFTEIASLLSSHFVKSG